TGAACTGCCGGCTTGAAGCCGGTTTATTTTTTAGTTTCACCTTTTCTATAATTTGCCTTAACCCGGCCTGAAAAAAGATTATATTTTGTATTCTCAGCCATTGAGTTTTTCCGCAAAACAAAACCTGTCATGCCCCAGTTCATGGGGCCCTGGGATAGGAATAATATATAAAGTTTTCCTTTGAAGCAAAATATCATTAACTAATACTTAAAAAGCCAGAGACGCCCGATATTGAAGTCGATTCTAAAATTCGCAAATTCATCATATATATAATTTTCTCTTTCTGGTGTTGAAGTGAGTTTTTCAGGAAAGAATAGCTAGAAAAATTCAGATATCAGGCGCTACAATCTGAAAAATCATCATTGAGAATTTTTCTATTACAATATATAATAAAGAAGTATAGTGTTCGTTTATATACTATAATTTCCATCTTTATTTCAGGAATTGTGTCTGAATATTCGGGACAATTCCAGGCAGTTCCAGCAGTTATACTGTTGGGAAATTTGGGTTACGAGTGCTAGTTCGACTGGGAAATGAATTTGCAGTCTCCAGCAAAATTCCCAGGTAGAAATGTCAGGAGAAAAGAAATTATTCACAAAAAATCCGAAACTCGGATAAGAATGGCAAATGGCAGTGAATAATTTCAGTTATAGGCAAGAAGAATACTGCGAAGGCATCCTCCACGCCTAATGGCCAAATAAAAGGCGCAGGGATTGCAGCATAAGTAAAGAACCCCATGCAAACGCTTTTTTTACCTAGCGGAGCTTGGGCTTGTATCCGGTGCAACTTTGCAAGATCCTTTACCTATTGAACCCCTATACACACTCTACTGCCCAACAATACTGCACAGGAAAGCCAGTTTCGACGGAAATGGAGGTTTAATAAAAATGGCAAACCAAGAGATTTTTGATAAATTGACCAACGCGATTGTAACTCAGAATATCGCAGGATCTGCACAGTTAGCCCAGGAAGCCCTGGATGCAGGAATTCCACCTCTTGACATTATCACAAAGGGCCTTTCCCCAGGAATGAAGATTATCGGTGACAAGTTCGAAGCTGCTGAGGTTTTTCTGCCTCAGATCATGATGTCCGCAAAAGCCATGGAATCTGCAATGAAAATCCTGACTCCCGAACTTGAGAAGACCAAGGTAGAAGGAGAAGAAGGAACAGGGCTTGCAATCACCTTTGTTGCAGAAGGAGACATTCACGATATAGGACACCGCCTTGTTACAACCATGCTCGGAGCAAATGGGTTTGAGATCCTTGATCTAGGAACCGATGTCCTTAACGAAACTGTTGTAGAAGAGGCTACAAAGCACAAAGGGCAGAAGGTCATCCTTGTCGGTTCAGCCCTTATGACCACCTCCATGCTCGGTCAGAAAGACCTCATGGACAGGCTCAGGGAAGAAAACCTCAGGGACAGCGTAAAATGCATGTTCGGAGGAGCTCCGGTATCCGGCAAGTGGATTGATGAGATCGGTGCGGACGCAACCGCAGAAAACGCTGCAGAAGCTGCAAAAGTTGCACTCAATATCATGAAATAATCCTGGGAGGCAAAAGCACATGACATTCAGGAAATCATTTGACTGCTATGACTTCTACGACAGGGCAAAAGTAGGAGAGAAGTGCACCCAGGATGACTGGGACCTTATGAGAATCCCAATGAAGGCAATGGAGCTCAAGCAGAAATACGGGCTTGACTTCAAAGGAGAGTTTGTCCCAACAGACAAAGACATGATGGAGAAACTCTTCCAGGCAGGATTTGAAATGCTCCTTGAGTGCGGTATTTACTGTACTGACACCCACAGGATAGTAAAGTACACTGAAGACGAAATCTGGGATGCAATCAACAACGTGCAGAAGGAATTCACCCTCGGTACAGGCAGGGACGCAGTAAACGTAAGGAAGAGAAGCGTAGGCGACAAGAGGAAGCCAATTGTGCAGGGCGGTCCTACAGGATCCCCGATTTCCGAAGAAGTCTTCATGCCTGTTCACATGAGCTATGCTCTTGAAAGGGAAGTTGACACAATCGTAGACGGTGTAATGACTTCAGTTCGCGGAAAAGCTCCTGTGCCAGGAAGCCCCTATGAAGTTCTTGCAGCAAAGACAGAAACCCGCCTTATTAAGCAGGCATGCGCTATGGCAGGCCGCCCAGGAATGGGCATATAGGGCCCAGAGACTTCCCTGTCCGCTCAGGGAAATATATCCTCTGACTGCTATGGCGGCCAGATCTCTTCAGACAGCCACGAAGTCTCTCAACTCAACGAGCTCAAGATCGACCTTGACGCAATTGCAGTAATTGCCCATTATAAAGGGAACAGCGACATTATCATGGACGAACAGATGCCGATCTTCGGAGGTTATGCAGGCGGCATTGAAGAAACAACAATTGTCGATGTTGCAACCCACATTAACGCTTTTGTAATGAGCAGTGCAAGCTGGCACCTTGATGGGCCTGTCCACATCCGCTGGGGATCAACCAACACAAGGGAAACCCTCACTATTGCAGGCTGGGCATGTGCAACAATCTCAGAATTTACTGACATGCTCTCAGGAAACCAGTACTACCCATGTGCAGGACCATGTACAGAAATGTGTCTCCTTGAGGCTTCAGCCCAGTCCATAACTGACACGGCATCAGGAAGAGAAATTCTCTCTGGTGTTGCTTCTGCAAAGGGTGTCGTAACTGACAAGACAACAGGTATGGAAGCCAGAATGATGGGAGAAGTGGCAAGAGCAACTGCAGGTGTCGAAATCTCGGAGATTAACAGAATCCTCGACAAGCTTGTTGCACTCTATGAGAAGAACTATGCAAGTGCACCGGCAGGAAAGACTTTCCAGGAATGCTACGACGTAAAGACAATTACCCCAACTGACGAATACATGCAGGTCTATGACGGAGCAAGAAAGAAGCTCGAAGACCTTGGACTTGTATTCTAAACCGAAAATTCTGAGCCTGAAATTATATTGACGGACAGAAGCCAGCGAACTCTCGCTGGC
The genomic region above belongs to Methanosarcina horonobensis HB-1 = JCM 15518 and contains:
- a CDS encoding methyltransferase cognate corrinoid protein, which gives rise to MANQEIFDKLTNAIVTQNIAGSAQLAQEALDAGIPPLDIITKGLSPGMKIIGDKFEAAEVFLPQIMMSAKAMESAMKILTPELEKTKVEGEEGTGLAITFVAEGDIHDIGHRLVTTMLGANGFEILDLGTDVLNETVVEEATKHKGQKVILVGSALMTTSMLGQKDLMDRLREENLRDSVKCMFGGAPVSGKWIDEIGADATAENAAEAAKVALNIMK